A section of the Vidua macroura isolate BioBank_ID:100142 chromosome 23, ASM2450914v1, whole genome shotgun sequence genome encodes:
- the LOC128818279 gene encoding phospholipase A2, membrane associated-like isoform X1 yields MKVLLVLTMLFVCSVFTAHGKHPRTFTPGLEGSTVGNLTAHGCYRGWGTSRASVDRCCLLRACCYAKLAARRCRVGPVQPLSAPRAGIPTCSSGTRCQRGACRCERAARLCRAQLGRAQLRRRARCQGRAGRC; encoded by the exons atgaaggtcCTGCTGGTGCTGACGATGCTGTTTGTCTGCA GTGTGTTCACAGCGCACGGGAAGCACCCACGCACGTTCACACCGGGACTCGAGGGAAGCACCGTAGGAAACCTGACTGCCCATGGATGCTACAGGGGATGGGGCACCTCGAGGGCTTCAGTGGATCG gtgctgcctgctccGAGCCTGCTGCTATGCCAAGCTGGCAGCGCGGCGGTGCCGCGTGGGACCCGTCCAGCCCCTCTCTGCGCCGCGGGCAGGGATCCCCACCTGCA GCTCGGGGACGCGGTGCCAGCGAGGCGCCTGCAGGTGCGAGCGGGCGGCGCGGCTGTGCCGGGCTCAGCTCGGCCGGGCTCAGCTCCGCCGCCGCGCCAGGTGCCAGGGACGAGCCGGGCGCTGCTGA
- the LOC128818278 gene encoding basic phospholipase A2 caudoxin-like, translating to MKLLSLLLFLLGLALVSCNLAQFAVMIKQKTGKSPLAYNGYGCYCGWGGSKQPLDATDRCCHAHDCCYKKLVASGCSPKTATYKYVFRGNQITCGNGNSCQKRTCACDKKAVECFQRAASSYRKSYNNYPKSKCKGRTPSC from the exons ATGAAACTCCTCTCGCTGCTCCTCTTCT TGCTAGGACTGGCCCTTGTCAGCTGCAACTTGGCCCAGTTTGCAGTGATGATTAAGCAGAAGACCGGGAAATCGCCGCTGGCTTACAACGGATACGGCTGCTACTGCGGCTGGGGGGGGTCCAAACAGCCCCTGGATGCCACCGACAG GTGCTGCCACGCCCATGACTGCTGCTACAAGAAATTGGTCGCCTCCGGCTGCAGCCCCAAAACGGCCACGTACAAATACGTCTTCCGAGGAAACCAAATAACCTGCG GAAACGGGAACTCATGCCAAAAACGGACCTGTGCGTGCGACAAGAAGGCAGTGGAGTGCTTCCAGAGGGCAGCCAGCTCCTACCGCAAATCCTACAACAACTACCCCAAATCCAAGTGCAAGGGCCGAACACCCTCCTGCTGA
- the LOC128818279 gene encoding basic phospholipase A2 sphenotoxin subunit B-like isoform X2 — protein sequence MELLLRGQGITMISLISPPPGLSPAHGSLLELHQMISEVTGKNALLYYGFYGCYCGLGGKGQPKDATDRCCQLHDTCYENLLKHHCNAKTRLYCYNWHYGRLSCSQGSRCAFLSCECDRSLALCLRRNARSYKKLYQFYPNKLCR from the exons atggagctgctgttgaggGGGCAGGGAATCACCATGATCTCCCTAATTTCCCCCCCTCCAGGCTTGTCCCCAGCCCACGGGAGCCTCTTAGAGCTGCACCAGATGATCTCAGAAGTGACAGGGAAAAATGCTCTTCTGTATTACGGCTTCTACGGCTGCTACTGCGGTCTGGGGGGCAAGGGGCAGCCCAAGGATGCCACAGACAG ATGCTGCCAGCTGCATGATACTTGCTATGAAAACCTCCTGAAGCACCACTGCAATGCCAAGACACGCCTCTACTGCTACAACTGGCACTATGGCAGGCTCTCCTGCA GTCAGGGCTCCCGGTGCGCCTTCTTGTCCTGTGAGTGCGACCGCAGCCTGGCGCTGTGCCTGAGGAGAAACGCCAGGAGCTACAAGAAACTCTACCAGTTCTACCCCAACAAGCTGTGCCGATGA
- the LOC128818282 gene encoding phospholipase A2, membrane associated-like, which translates to MRNLLLAVLLACGLLPAGTSVLQLERMIRAATGRSALLSYSWYGCFCGIGGSGTPVDATDRCCQAHDCCYRRLREGGCSPLITPYSFTSSDGHITCSNEQSWCERETCLCDTAVASCFASTLHSYNNSYRFYFKLKCQGSKLQC; encoded by the exons atgAGGAATCTCCTCCTTGCCGTGCTCCTGGCTTGTG GGCTGCTCCCGGCCGGCaccagcgtcctgcagctggagcGGATGATCCGGGCGGCCACGGGCAGGAGCGCCCTGCTGTCCTACAGCTGGTACGGCTGCTTCTGCGGCATCGGGGGCTCCGGGACCCCCGTGGATGCCACCGACCG ATGCTGCCAAGCCCACGACTGCTGCTACAGGAGGCTGAGGGAGGGCGGGTGCAGCCCCCTGATCACCCCGTACAGCTTCACCTCCAGCGACGGGCACATCACCTGCA GTAACGAGCAGAGCTGGTGCGAGAGAGAGACCTGCCTGTGTGACACCGCGGTGGCCTCGTGCTTCGCGAGCACCCTGCACTCCTACAACAATTCCTACCGCTTCTACTTCAAGCTCAAATGCCAAGGCAGCAAGCTCCAGTGCTGA